GTAATAGCGCACCCTTTTGTAAGCCAAAGGAGGCCGGTCGGCAAGCACGCTGCCGGTAAGCACCGGGCAATAGTCGCCGGTAATGACGGCTATCACGCCGCTGACTTGCAGCGCTTGCGACGTGTCGATACGGATGATGTTCGCATGTGCGTAGGGGCTGGTAACCAGCCAACCGTGCAAAATGCCGGGAGACTCGGTATCGTTCGTGTACTTTGCGAAACCGGTCACCTTGTCGCCCGATTCAACTCTGGGAATCGGTTTTCCAACCGTCTCCAATCGGCCGCACCTCCCTGTTTTTTGGAGTTCGTTGGACAGCATGTTCTTGTACGCCGTACTGTTATACTGCTTCCTTCCATGGTCCTGTCCGTTGAAAACACCCTTTTACCATTCTATTTCCAAAGAAATTGTCCTATTCCGAAACCGCAAGCGGCGTTATAATGAGGGGAGAAGCGACAGAAACAAAAGCATAAGAGAGGAAGGAGCAAAAGCGGAAGGAAGACGGTGGGTCCATAATCATACAAGGAGCGATGTGCCAATGATCAAACGTATCGGCCATGCGGCATATATTGTGAAGGACATGGAAACGTCTTTACGTTTCTACTGCGGAGTGCTCGGTTTTCAAAAGGTGTTCGAGCTCCCCAAACCGGACGGAACGCCCGCGCTTATTTATTTGAAGGTTGCCGAAGGTCAGTTTATCGAGCTGTTTTACGACGGCGTTCATCCATACGCGTTCAACCGCGACAACGTTGGGTATTATCATCTGTGCTTCGAGGTGGACGACATCCATAAGATCGCCGACCATTTGACCGCTCACGGTATCGATGTCTTTATCGGGCCGAAGCAAGGCCGTGACACGAACTGGCAGTGCTGGGTCAAGGACCCCGACGGGAACCGGATCGAGTTCATGCAGCTCAGCCCCGATTCACCTCAAGCGAAAGCATAACGCGGACGGTTGGCCCGGAGGCGCATGCAGGCAGCAGCGGATAGCAAAAAGGCAGTCCCGATCGCCCGATTACAGGCGAAAGGAGCTGCCTTTTTCACTTCAACTTATCTTAGCCGCCAAGCGAGATCGCTCAAACGAAGCTCATTGCGCAGCGCGAGCGGGGACGTGTTTTTATCGATGATGACGCATTCGATGCCGGTCATTTCGGCGAAGTCGAGCAGGTTTTCCGTCGTCACCTTGTACGAAAAGCCGGTATGGTGCGCGCCGCCGGCCAAAATCCACGACTCCACGCCGTCCTTCAGGTTCGGCTGCACCTTCCACAGCACGCGGGCGACCGGCAGCTTCGGCATCGCCCTGTCCGGCTGCACCGCGTCGACTTCGTTCACGAGCAGACGGAAGCGATTGCCGAGGTGGATGATCGACGCGTTCAGCGCAGCGCCGGAACGGCCGTCGAACACCATGCGCGCCGGATCTTCCTTGCCGCCGATGCCGAGCGGGTGCACCTCAAGGCGAGGTTTGTTCGCCGCGATCGTCGGGCAAATCTCCAGCATGTGCGCGCCGAGCACGAGCTCGTTGTTCGGATCGAGATGGTAGGTGTAATCCTCCATGAAGGAAGTGCCTTCGTTGTTCGCGATAATTTTCATCAAACGCACCAGCGCCGCCGTTTTCCAGTCGCCTTCGCCGCCGAAGCCGTAGCCCTGCTCCATCAACCGCTGTACGGCAAGTCCCGGAAGCTGCTTCAGGCCGTGCAGATCCTCGAACGTCGTCGTGAACGCCCCGAATCCGCCTTCCTCCAAAAATGACTTAAGCCCCAGCTCGATCCGGGCCTGGTAACGGATCGCATCGCGTTTCGCGCCTTCCCGCGCATCGGCCGCGAATTCATAGCGGTCCTCGTACTCCTCCATCAAACGGTTCAGATCCGCATCGGATACCGCGTTGACGCGCTGCACGAGATCCCCTACGCCGTAACCATTGATCGACCAGCCGAACTGGATTTGCGCCTCGACCTTGTCGCCTTCGGTCACCGCCACCTCGCGCATGTTGTCGCCGAAGCGCGCCACCTTCAGCTGGCGGCTTTCCGCAAAGCTGACGGCGGTGCGCATCCAGCTGCCGATCCGCCCGCGAACGGCGGCGTCTTCCCAGTAGCCGACGACGACTTTGCGGGCGATGCCCATGCGCGCGCCGATAAAGCCGTACTCGCGGTCGCCGTGCGCAGCCTGATTGAGGTTCATGAAATCCATGTCGATCGTTTCCCATGGAATATCGCGGTTGTACTGCGTCGCCAAGTGCAGCAGCGGCTTCTGCAGCTGCGACAGGCCGGCGATCCACATTTTGGCCGGGGAGAACGTATGCATCCAGGTGATGATTCCGGCGCAGCTGTCGTCGCCATTCGCTTCGATGATCAAACGGCGAATCGCATCCGGCGTCGTCAGCACCTCTTTGAATACGAGATGGAACGGGATGCTTGCGTCGCGATCGAGGCCTTCGACCATCGTGCGCGAATGCCGCTCAACCTGCTCGAGCGTCTCCGGGCCGTACAAATGCTGGCTGCCCGTCACGAACCAAAACTGATAAGGTTTCACTTTGAACATGGAATGAGTCCTCCTGAACTATGTTTAATTTTCCATATAAAAATCCCGCTTAATGGGCGGCCTGCTCCTTCATCGCCTTGAGACGCTTCATCACGTTGTTTTCGCCGCGTCCGAAATAATCGTGCAGCTTCGTATACTCCTGGTACAGCTGCTCGTAGACGGCGACGTTTTCCGGAATCGGCTTGAACGACTCCTCGCGGACGCGCGCCATTTGCTTGGCCGCATCGACGATCGAATCGTAGCCGCCTTTCTCCTTGCCGGCCGCCACCGCGCCGAACATCGCCGCGCCGAGCGCCGGTGTCTGCTTCGAAGCCGCAACCTTGATCTCGCGGTTCGTCACGTCGGCGTAAATCTGCATCAGCAGCCGGTTTTTCTGCGGCAGCCCGCCGCAGGCGTACAGCTCATTCACTTCCACTCCGTTCGAGTGAAACGCGTCGATGATTTTGCGCGTGCCGAACGCGGTCGCCTCCAGCAGCGTGCGGTAAATTTCCTCCGGCTTGGTGAGCAGCGTGCAGCCGATGAGCAGCCCCGTCAAATCGGTATCGACGAGCACCGAGCGGTTGCCGTTCCACCAGTCGAGCGCGAGCAGCCCCGTCTCGCCCGGCTTGTAGGCGGATGCCTTTTTCTCCAGCCATTCATGAACGCTGACGCCTTCCGCCTGAGCCGCTTCCTTCACGTAAGCCGGAACCGCTTCCTCCACATACCACTCGAAAATATCCCCGACCGCCGATTGGCCTGCCTCATACCCGAAATAACCCGGAATAATGCCGTCTTCCACGACGCCGCACATGCCTTCGACCTGTTTCTCCTCTTCGCCGAGCAGCATATGGCAAATCGAGGTGCCCATCGCCATGACCAGCTTGCCCGGCGTCACGACGCCGACTCCCGGCACGGCGGCATGCGCGTCGACATTGCCGACGGCGACGGCCGTGCCCGCCTTCAGGCCCATCATCTCCGCCATCTCGGCGGTCAGCTCGCCCGCTTTCGTGCCGAGCGGCACGATTTCGCCGCGCAGCTTCGTCTCGGTCAGGTTGGCCAGCCGCGGGTCGAGCTCCATGAAAAATTCCCGGCTCGGATAGCCGTCCTGTTTGTGCCAAATCGACTTGTACCCCGCGGTGCAGCTGTTGCGCGTCACTTGTCCGGTCATCTTGTAGACGACCCAGTCGGTCGCTTCGAGGAAACGGTCCGTCTGATTGTAAATGTCCGGCGCCTCGTTCAAAATTTGCCACACCTTCGCGACCATCCATTCGGACGAAATTTTGCCGCCGTACCGGGGCAGCCACACTTCGCCGAGATTTGCCGCGATCTCGTTGATCAGGTTCGCTTCGTCCTGCGCCGCATGATGCTTCCACAGCTTCACCCAGCTGTGCGGGTTGTCCTTGAAGGCGGGCAGCAGGCAAAGCGGCTCTCCCGCTTCGTTCACCGGCAGCATCGTGCACGCGGTAAAATCGATGCCGATGCCGATCACATCGGCCGGATCGATGCCGGATTCGCGCACAACGGCCGGTACCGAGCGGCGCAGCACCTCGATGTAGTCCGCCGGATGCTGCAGCGCCCAGTCGTGCTCCAGCTTCACGCCCGACTCCGGCAGCACCTCGTCGATGACCTGGTGCGGATAAGGCGTGACGTGGTCCGCCACCTCCGTCCCGTCCGCAAGGTCAACCAGGACGGCGCGTCCGGACTGAGTACCGTAGTCAATGCCGATCGCATATTTTTTCCCCATAAGTCAGCTTCCCTTCTATATGAAATCGCAGCCTCCAGCTGGAGCTGTCAGCTCTTGCTCTGTCCGTAATAGGCATTGGCCCCGTGCTTGCGCAAAAAATGTCTGTCCAGCAAGTTCTGGTCCATAGGCGGCACATTCGGCTTCAGCATAAGGGTACGCGAGGCGATTTTCGCCACTTCCTCCAGCACGACCGCGTTGTGCAGCGCGTTATGCGCATCCTTGCCCCATGTAAACGGCGCGTGGCTGTTCACGAGCACTCCCGGAACCATCATCGGGTCGAGTTCGCGAAACGTTTCGACAATTACGTTGCCTGTCTCGAGCTCATAGGCGCCCTTGATCTCCTGCTCCGTCATCGCTCTCGTGCACGGCACCTCGCCGTAAAAATAATCCGCATGCGTCGTACCGAGCGCCGGAATGCCGAGACCCGCCTGCGCCCAGCTCGTCGCCCACGGGGAGTGCGTGTGAACGATCCCGCCGATTTTCTCAAACGCCTTGTATAAAACGAGGTGCGTCGGCGTGTCGGAGGACGGCTTCAGCTTGCCTTCCACCACGTTGCCGTCCAGATCGACCACGACCATGTCGTCTCTCTTCAGCTCTTCATACGGCACGCCGCTCGGCTTGATCACGACAAACCCTTCGCTGCGGTCGATACCGCTTACATTTCCCCAAGTAAACGTGACCATCCGGTACTTCGGCAAATCGAGATTCGCCTCCAGCACCTCCTGCTTCAACTGCTCCAGCATGCTGTACACCCTCTCCCTTCGCATAAAAACTGTTCCGTTTTCATTATATACTTGTACGTACATTTATTCCACACTTTTTTCGCTAAAAAAATAACCTGTCCGTACCTCTTGTGACGGACAGGTTGAGGCTGTCGATTAATCGGCGGGACAGGCCAAGGAATTGACTTCAAAGCTTGGGCATGCGACAGCCTCGGGTTATACGGCTCCGGTCGAGTCCCGCTCGACCAGCTCGGGTGTATAGACGATATCGCCGGCATGGGCCGCATCCCGCTTGTCGATCATCTGCAGCAGCAGGCGCGCCGCATCCTCGCCCATCTTCGTTTTCGGGTGAGCGAGCGTCGTCAGCTTCACCTCGGTCGCTGTCGCCAGCGGAGAATCGTCGAAGCCGATGACGGACAGGTCGCCCGGCACGCTCAGGCCCAGACGGCGCACCGCCTCCAGCAGATGGACGGCCAGCTCGTCGTTGTAGCAAACAAGCGCGGTCGGCCGCTCCTCGCCGGCCAGCATCGACAAAGCCGCTTCGAACGGCTTCGTCGCTTTCTCTTCCGTGGCGTACGGGATCACCGTATCGGGATGAAACGGCAGCCCGCCCTCGCGCAGCGCGCGAACGAAGCCCTTCAGCCGCCTCGTTCCCTGCAAATCGTCGGTTTTGAAAAAACCGGCGATCCTGCGGTGCCCGAGCTGAATCAGCCGGCTGGCAGCCCTATAGCCTCCAACCTCGTCGTCTACCCGCAGGCACGGGCAATCGAGCTCCGGATACCGCTCGTTGATCATCAGGAACGGAATATTTTTCGCCTGCAAGGACAAATAGAGCGGCAAGTTCGGATTGCCCTGCGCGCTTTTTGTCGGCTCGATGATCAGGCCCCGTACAGGCTGACCGAGCAAGAGGCGCAGGCTTTCCGTTTCCTTCGCCTTGTCGTTGTCGGTGCTCGACAGCATCAGGTTGTACCCCTTGCTGCGCAGCAGCGACTCCGCTCCGCGCACGATATGGGGGAATATATAGTCCGATATATATGTCGTCATCATGCCGATCAGCAGCATATCATGAACCGGCTTCGTCTGCGTATCGGAGACGAACGTGCCTCTTCCCTGCACCCGGTAAAGCCAGCCCTCCTTCTCCAGCTCGCCGAGCGTCTGGCGCACCGTCTGCCTGCTCATTCGGAACATCCCGGCAATCTCGTGCTCGGAAGGCATCTGCTCGTTCGCCTTAAATTTGCCGGAGTTCAGCCACTGCATGATCTCCTGCTTCAGT
The window above is part of the Paenibacillus hamazuiensis genome. Proteins encoded here:
- the araD gene encoding L-ribulose-5-phosphate 4-epimerase, translating into MLEQLKQEVLEANLDLPKYRMVTFTWGNVSGIDRSEGFVVIKPSGVPYEELKRDDMVVVDLDGNVVEGKLKPSSDTPTHLVLYKAFEKIGGIVHTHSPWATSWAQAGLGIPALGTTHADYFYGEVPCTRAMTEQEIKGAYELETGNVIVETFRELDPMMVPGVLVNSHAPFTWGKDAHNALHNAVVLEEVAKIASRTLMLKPNVPPMDQNLLDRHFLRKHGANAYYGQSKS
- a CDS encoding GntR family transcriptional regulator, producing MADKTTPKYVQLKQEIMQWLNSGKFKANEQMPSEHEIAGMFRMSRQTVRQTLGELEKEGWLYRVQGRGTFVSDTQTKPVHDMLLIGMMTTYISDYIFPHIVRGAESLLRSKGYNLMLSSTDNDKAKETESLRLLLGQPVRGLIIEPTKSAQGNPNLPLYLSLQAKNIPFLMINERYPELDCPCLRVDDEVGGYRAASRLIQLGHRRIAGFFKTDDLQGTRRLKGFVRALREGGLPFHPDTVIPYATEEKATKPFEAALSMLAGEERPTALVCYNDELAVHLLEAVRRLGLSVPGDLSVIGFDDSPLATATEVKLTTLAHPKTKMGEDAARLLLQMIDKRDAAHAGDIVYTPELVERDSTGAV
- the araA gene encoding L-arabinose isomerase, with product MFKVKPYQFWFVTGSQHLYGPETLEQVERHSRTMVEGLDRDASIPFHLVFKEVLTTPDAIRRLIIEANGDDSCAGIITWMHTFSPAKMWIAGLSQLQKPLLHLATQYNRDIPWETIDMDFMNLNQAAHGDREYGFIGARMGIARKVVVGYWEDAAVRGRIGSWMRTAVSFAESRQLKVARFGDNMREVAVTEGDKVEAQIQFGWSINGYGVGDLVQRVNAVSDADLNRLMEEYEDRYEFAADAREGAKRDAIRYQARIELGLKSFLEEGGFGAFTTTFEDLHGLKQLPGLAVQRLMEQGYGFGGEGDWKTAALVRLMKIIANNEGTSFMEDYTYHLDPNNELVLGAHMLEICPTIAANKPRLEVHPLGIGGKEDPARMVFDGRSGAALNASIIHLGNRFRLLVNEVDAVQPDRAMPKLPVARVLWKVQPNLKDGVESWILAGGAHHTGFSYKVTTENLLDFAEMTGIECVIIDKNTSPLALRNELRLSDLAWRLR
- a CDS encoding VOC family protein, whose product is MIKRIGHAAYIVKDMETSLRFYCGVLGFQKVFELPKPDGTPALIYLKVAEGQFIELFYDGVHPYAFNRDNVGYYHLCFEVDDIHKIADHLTAHGIDVFIGPKQGRDTNWQCWVKDPDGNRIEFMQLSPDSPQAKA
- a CDS encoding ribulokinase, which codes for MGKKYAIGIDYGTQSGRAVLVDLADGTEVADHVTPYPHQVIDEVLPESGVKLEHDWALQHPADYIEVLRRSVPAVVRESGIDPADVIGIGIDFTACTMLPVNEAGEPLCLLPAFKDNPHSWVKLWKHHAAQDEANLINEIAANLGEVWLPRYGGKISSEWMVAKVWQILNEAPDIYNQTDRFLEATDWVVYKMTGQVTRNSCTAGYKSIWHKQDGYPSREFFMELDPRLANLTETKLRGEIVPLGTKAGELTAEMAEMMGLKAGTAVAVGNVDAHAAVPGVGVVTPGKLVMAMGTSICHMLLGEEEKQVEGMCGVVEDGIIPGYFGYEAGQSAVGDIFEWYVEEAVPAYVKEAAQAEGVSVHEWLEKKASAYKPGETGLLALDWWNGNRSVLVDTDLTGLLIGCTLLTKPEEIYRTLLEATAFGTRKIIDAFHSNGVEVNELYACGGLPQKNRLLMQIYADVTNREIKVAASKQTPALGAAMFGAVAAGKEKGGYDSIVDAAKQMARVREESFKPIPENVAVYEQLYQEYTKLHDYFGRGENNVMKRLKAMKEQAAH